The DNA window GCATAATTTTTTTGTATTTAGAATTCATGAAACCATGCAATGCATTTTCAAATGCCAACACTTTGTTTGTTGGAACATCATCAAAGTAGCCTTTGTTTGCTGCGAATAAAGTCACAGCCATTTGCGAAACATTTAAAGGTGTATATTGTGCTTGCTTCATAAGTTCAGTAAACATGCGGCCACGATCAAGCTGTTTACGTGTGGCTTCGTCAAGATCAGATGCAAATTGTGCGAATGCTGCTAACTCACGATATTGAGCTAGCGCTAAACGTACACCCCCACCTAATTTTTTAATTACTTTAGTTTGAGCAGCGCCGCCCACGCGCGAGACAGAAATACCTGCGTTAATCGCTGGACGAATACCTGCGTTAAATAAGTCTGTTTCAAGGAATATCTGGCCGTCAGTAATCGAAATTACGTTTGTCGGCACGAATGCAGATACGTCACCTGCCGCAGTTTCAATAATTGGCAATGCAGTAAGTGAACCTGTTTTACCTTTCACTTTTCCTTTAGTAAATTTTTCTACATATTCTTCATTCACACGAGCTGCGCGCTCAAGTAAACGTGAGTGAATATAGAACACGTCACCTGGATAAGCTTCACGGCCTGGTGGACGACGTAAGAGTAATGAGATCTGACGATAAGCAATCGCTTGTTTTGTTAAGTCGTCATAAATAATAAGTGCATCTTCGCCACGATCACGGAAATATTCGCCCATCGTACAACCTGCATAAGGCGCTAAGAATTGTAATGCTGCTGAATCTGATGCTGATGCTGCAACGACAATGGTATATTCCATTGCACCATGCTCTTCGAGTTTTCTCACTACGTTAGCGATCGTTGATGCTTTTTGACCAATCGCTACATAGATACAGGTCATGTTTTGACCTTTTTGATTAATAATTGCATCAGTTGCTACCGCTGTTTTACCTGTTTGACGGTCACCAATAATCAATTCACGTTGGCCTCGTCCGACTGGCACCATAGAATCCACAGATTTCAACCCTGTTTGAACTGGTTGTGATACAGATTTACGTGCAATCACACCTGGTGCTACTTTTTCGATTTTGTCTGTAAGTTTTGTTTTAACAGGGCCTTTGCCATCAATCGGTTGACCAAGCGCGTTTACGACACGACCGATCAATTCTGGGCCAACAGGTACTTCTAAAATTCGGCCTGTACATTTACATACATCACCTTCAGTTATATGTTCGTAATCACCTAACACCACCGCACCCACTGAATCTCGTTCAAGATTTAATGCAAGTCCATATGTGTTTCCTGGGAATTCGATCATTTCACCAGACATCACATTTGATAATCCGTGAATACGCACAATACCATCGGTCACTGAAACCACCGTACCTTGTGTTCTCGCCTCAGCGGTTGTCGAGAAGTTCTCTAATCGACTTTTAATGAGTTCACTAATTTCTGATGTTGATAACTGCATTACTATCTCCTGATAATGATTAGCTTACGACTTCAACGCGTAGGCTAAATTTTGTAATTGCTCACGAACTGAAGCATCAATCACGGTGTCCCCCACAATCACTTTAGTACCACCAATGATTGCTTCATCAATCGTTACTTTTGCATCAATTTTTTTATTAAATTTCTTTTCTAAACTTTTAACCAATGTATCGACTTCTTTATCTGTCGGTTTTGATGCCACAATAATTTCTGCATCAAGCGTACCTTCATCTGTCGCTTTTAATGTTTCAAAAAGGTGACTGATTTCTGGCAATACATTAAGTCTTTTATATTCGATCAAAAGCTTAATCAGATTTTCACCATATTGATTAAGTTTTTTTCCCGCGATTTTTACAAGCGCTTTTTCACGGTCTTCATCAGAAACTTTCGAATCATTAATGAACGCATGCATGCGTTCATCTAAAGACACTTGTGCTAAAAATTCCAACATCTCAGACCATTCGGAAAGGGATTTTTTTTCTTTTGCAAGATTAAATGCTGCAACAGCATAAGGTCTTGCGATTGTTGAAATTTCTGCCATGGTGGTCCTAAAGTTCTTTCGCTAATTTACCTAACATATCGCTATGGGCTTTCTTATCAATTTCTTTTGATAAGATTTTTTCAGCGCCTGCAATTGCAAGTATTGACACTTGTTCGCGTAAAGATTCTTTTGCGCGATTCACTTCTTGGTCAATCTCTGCTTTCGCACCCAAGATAATACGATCGCCTTCAGTTTTTGCTTGATGCTTTGCTTCTTCTAAAATTTCTGACGCTCTTTTTTCAGCTTGAGAAATAATTTCAGATGCTTTCTGTTTAGCTTCGTTAAGTTGTTGTGTTGTTTTCTTTGCAGCGACTTCTAAAGATGCTTTACCTTCTTGAGCTGCAGCTAAACCGTCGGCAATTTCTTTCTGACGCGTTTCAATCGCGCTTAAAAGAGGTGGCCACACATACTTCACGGTAAACCAAATGAGAATCGCAAAAGCAATCGCTTGGGCAATTAACGTAAAATTAATATTCATTTTTGCTCCTGTCTAAGTTCGGTTAAAAGAACCTAAACAATTATTTTGCGATTGCACTTAATAATGGATTTGCAAATGCAAACATCATCACGATACCAACGCTAATAATGAAAGAAGCGTCAATCAAACCTAAAAGTAAGAATACTTTACCTTGTAATTGAGGAATCATTTCAGGTTGTCTTGCAGCGCCTTCTAAGAAGCTCGCACACATAATACCGATACCGATACATGCGCCTAAAGCTGCTAAACCAATCATCAAACCTAGACCAATTGCTGTATAAGATTGAATCATTGCTAAATATTGTACGTGTTCCATGTTTACTTCCCTTTCAGTTAAAAATACTTAAATAAAAAAACTAATGGCCTTCATGCGCCATCGATAAATACACCACCGTTAACATCATGAAGA is part of the Candidatus Methylopumilus rimovensis genome and encodes:
- the atpA gene encoding F0F1 ATP synthase subunit alpha; the encoded protein is MQLSTSEISELIKSRLENFSTTAEARTQGTVVSVTDGIVRIHGLSNVMSGEMIEFPGNTYGLALNLERDSVGAVVLGDYEHITEGDVCKCTGRILEVPVGPELIGRVVNALGQPIDGKGPVKTKLTDKIEKVAPGVIARKSVSQPVQTGLKSVDSMVPVGRGQRELIIGDRQTGKTAVATDAIINQKGQNMTCIYVAIGQKASTIANVVRKLEEHGAMEYTIVVAASASDSAALQFLAPYAGCTMGEYFRDRGEDALIIYDDLTKQAIAYRQISLLLRRPPGREAYPGDVFYIHSRLLERAARVNEEYVEKFTKGKVKGKTGSLTALPIIETAAGDVSAFVPTNVISITDGQIFLETDLFNAGIRPAINAGISVSRVGGAAQTKVIKKLGGGVRLALAQYRELAAFAQFASDLDEATRKQLDRGRMFTELMKQAQYTPLNVSQMAVTLFAANKGYFDDVPTNKVLAFENALHGFMNSKYKKIMQDIEKTTDLSGDNEKALEKAIEDFKSSNAY
- a CDS encoding F0F1 ATP synthase subunit delta translates to MAEISTIARPYAVAAFNLAKEKKSLSEWSEMLEFLAQVSLDERMHAFINDSKVSDEDREKALVKIAGKKLNQYGENLIKLLIEYKRLNVLPEISHLFETLKATDEGTLDAEIIVASKPTDKEVDTLVKSLEKKFNKKIDAKVTIDEAIIGGTKVIVGDTVIDASVREQLQNLAYALKS
- a CDS encoding F0F1 ATP synthase subunit B, producing the protein MNINFTLIAQAIAFAILIWFTVKYVWPPLLSAIETRQKEIADGLAAAQEGKASLEVAAKKTTQQLNEAKQKASEIISQAEKRASEILEEAKHQAKTEGDRIILGAKAEIDQEVNRAKESLREQVSILAIAGAEKILSKEIDKKAHSDMLGKLAKEL
- the atpE gene encoding F0F1 ATP synthase subunit C, whose product is MEHVQYLAMIQSYTAIGLGLMIGLAALGACIGIGIMCASFLEGAARQPEMIPQLQGKVFLLLGLIDASFIISVGIVMMFAFANPLLSAIAK